A genomic segment from Triticum dicoccoides isolate Atlit2015 ecotype Zavitan chromosome 1A, WEW_v2.0, whole genome shotgun sequence encodes:
- the LOC119283951 gene encoding ubiquitin-conjugating enzyme E2-17 kDa-like: MASKRILKELKDLQKDPPTSCSAGPAGEDMFHWQATIMGPPDSPYAGGVFLVNIHFPPDYPFKPPKVSFKTKVFHPNINSNGSICLDILKEQWSPALTISKVLLSICSLLTDPNPDDPLVPEIAHMYKTDRSKYETTARSWTQKYAMG, from the exons ATGGCATCAAAGCGCATCCTCAAGGAACTCAAGGACCTGCAGAAGGACCCGCCCACATCATGCAGTGCAG GTCCTGCTGGTGAGGACATGTTTCATTGGCAAGCAACAATTATGGGACCCCCTGACAGTCCCTATGCCGGCGGTGTTTTCTTAGTGAACATTCATTTCCCTCCGGATTACCCCTTCAAGCCACCAAAG GTATCTTTTAAGACAAAGGTCTTCCATCCTAATATCAACAGCAATGGAAGCATATGCCTTGATATTCTTAAGGAGCAGTGGAGCCCTGCTTTGACGATCTCCAAG GTCTTGCTCTCTATCTGCTCCCTGCTGACCGATCCCAACCCGGATGATCCCCTTGTTCCCGAGATTGCCCACATGTACAAGACGGACCGGTCAAAGTACGAGACGACAGCCCGCAGCTGGACGCAGAAGTACGCCATGGGTTGA